Within Natronocella acetinitrilica, the genomic segment ATATCGACAAGGAGCTCAATCGTCGGCGCAAGGAAGATGTCAAGGAAGCTCAGAAAGAGCTAAAGAACATAGCAGAGCGATTCGGCATCACGGTTCAGGACCTTGTTGCTGGTGCCGCGGGCGTCAAGACAGCAAAGAAACCGGCTCAGGTCAAATTCCGCCATCCCGACGACCCGTCAAAAGGGTGGAGTGGTCGCGGTCGCAAGCCTTCCTGGATCAAGGAGTGGGAACAAAAAGGTCGTTCCCTGGACGCGCTCAAGGTCGATTGATCCGCCATTTCCCGCGTCGCCCTGCGCGAACTATCGCGCAGGGCCTCATTCTCGCCTAAGACCGTAATCCCACTCCACGCTCCAGCAGCCAGAGGCTGAAACCTGCCAACGCAACAATGAATGCAATAATGATTGCGTA encodes:
- a CDS encoding H-NS histone family protein, with protein sequence MDLSKYNPQQLKQLKKDIDKELNRRRKEDVKEAQKELKNIAERFGITVQDLVAGAAGVKTAKKPAQVKFRHPDDPSKGWSGRGRKPSWIKEWEQKGRSLDALKVD